GTCACCCACCGGGTGGATAGCTTTAGCTGCAGTCGCTTCAGCTTCATCAAGCTGATCCTCACGCAAAGCCGTCAAAATCCGTGAAACCCAATCGGGCTGAGGTGTCCGGATCCTTACAATCTGAATCAATTTCACCACTCCGGAGAGTGCGGAGATCAATGCAATGCCGAGAATAGGCCAAATCCAGAAACCGCCCTTCCGGAAGATGTCTAGTTTATCGGCTTCGAGGGATGCCAGAGCGGAGGCTTTACCGCCAGTGACATCCACGCTGAGCGTCGACTCGCCACCGGCAATCAACGTTTGGATAGCCGCCCGTTCGCCCGGAGTAACTCTTGGGCTCAGATTCCCTTTTTCCCGGGAAATGGAACCCGCCAGCTGTTCATCATCTGAGACAAACCATATTGCGGGTCCAGCTAACGCAAAGGTGCCAGTCTTCACCTCTCCGCTTGGAGCAACGGCCTCCGCTTGGAGCTGGTGCCCCCCCAACAACGATTCTAAGCGGTTCAATCCGGCATCCACAATGGCCAAGCGCTGTTCAAGCCTTTGAGCCGGATTCCCTTCCGATTGATGCAAACCTTTCAGAGCTTCAGCATATTGTTTTTCCTCACCCGGAAGCAAAAAGGTTTCCAAAATCAGACCGTAATCACCGAGTTGCCGATCAGCAAACTGATGGTCCTGGGCCAATTGATACTGTTTTTTTTCCAGCTCCTTGATCAGGGTTTGCCGGTCATCCTTTGCCATCCGGGCAATCCTGACTTTTCTTCGTTGCTCCAACAGTCTAACGCGAACCTCCTCAAACTCCTTGGCCAATGCCGGTTTCTCCTCAGCGATCGCTGCACGCTGGCTCGCCAACCTCGTCTGGGCATCCTTGAGGTCCTTATGAATGACCGCCACTTGTTGCTGGGCCAGCACAAGATCTTTTCCGCCCCCAGCCTCGTCCTGTGCAAAACCTGTCCCGCCAATAAACACAGACGCCAGACTGGCTACTCCCATTTTTTTAAATCCGTTCATCCTTACTTATTGTTAGCGTTGCTATCCTTGGAGAGTTGAATCGGTAGTTCGACCAATTGAGGAGGACTATCTTTGCGATACACAGCAAAGGCCTTCCTGACCGAATCGGCCAACGCTGGTTGGTCCTGCCACTGCCAGCCATCCTTGCCCGGCGTCCCAAGCCCTGCGGTGTCACCTTGTTCCGCTGCGTAAAAGGCACGCGCCAGCCCAAGATAGAGCACATCCACGGTCATCTTTTTACCGGATGCCAACACTCGGGTTTCCTCGGTCACTGTGATCGTCCGGTTGAACCGACCGCATGCAGCGAACACACTCAAAATTGATTTCAGAGTTTCACGGGGTTTCCCTAACGCCTCATCCGACTCCAGCAACTCTATATCGGTCTCAAGATTGTTTTTGAGAGGTTCAGGCAAGCGCTTCAATAACGTGCGCGTTCGGGGCAGCACTCTTGCCAAGTATTCATCCAAGGTTCTCTGGGCTGCTCGATACTCCGAGATCTGCTTCTCCAGTTGCTGCTTACTGGCATCGACGAGTTCAGCTGATTTTCCAGCCTGATTCATTTCATCATCCAAGAGGGCCAGCTCTTTTTGAAACAAACCCAACAAATCCTGCATTCTTTGGCGTTCGACCTGCCAAGTATTTTTTTCCTCTGAGATCAACCCTTCGGTTTGCACCCACTGATGGATCAATTCACGCACAGCTGCTGGGTCAAGTTGTGCCGCAGGGTCGTCCTGAGCTTTCGGCTCGTCCTGACCAAAAAGAGGCAGGGAGATCACGGTGATTAACGCAAGATATTTCATAAATGAGATGGGATTTCGTGGCAACAAGCCAGAGGGATGAATCTCTCCGGTGGGCAATCTTATAGACGATAAAGCGGCGTCTGCAAGAATGCAAACGCCGCTAATGATAACAATCAATCAGAGAAAACCATTAGAATTGGACTTCAAATCCACAGTAGAGATTACGGCCTTGATTGGTCCGAGGACCTTCAGGCAAACGGGAGACAACACCCACTTCATCGAAGATATTGTAAACCCCGCCGATCAGACGCCAATTGTCATTGATCTGATACCAGGCGGAAAGATCCACCAGGAACATCTCATCAATCTCCCCTTCGCGGGATGAGACCACTTGGTCAGAGTAATTCCCTCCGGTTCCATACATCTCGCTGGTCCAGGTGGCGTCAAGAAACGCACCCCATTGGGTGAAATCAACACCCACACCGGCTGCGAGTTTCCATTCGGGGATGTATGGGATGTCATTTCCGGTTTCGTCTCCACCACGGAAATCCGTGTAAACATTACCCGTATCTGTGGCTAGATTCTCCTGTAAAGTCGCGCTGGTCCAAGTGGCACTGATATACATCGGCACCCGATAGGCCTGGCCGCTAGCGACCGCTGGATCATAGGTGATCTGCGCCTCAATCCCGTAGACTTCAGCTTCCCCACCATTGGCCGGATCACCCAAGCCGGCACCCGCTGCTGGAGCTAACAGGTTATCAAAATCCGTGTAAAACCCGACCAGTTCAAAACCAACAGCATTGTCCGTGTTCTGGTGACGCCATCCCAATTCATAAGAAATGGAGGTCTCCTCGTCGGTCTGCTCTGCAGGATCCGGGTCGGTGTATCCCTTTGGACTCGGGGTGGAAATACCACGGTAAATACCACCGAAAATACGGTCCGTTTCACAAAGCTCATACGTTCCGCCCATGCCTCCAGCCCAGGTGTTCAAATCATCTGAGCGAGAAGTGCCATTGTTGTAATCGTCATAGTCAAATTGCATGAATTCAAAACGAACTCCGGGACGCAAGGTCAACTTGCCGGACTTGATTTCGTCTTCAATAAACACCGAAGTGGCAACGGTTTCCTGACGGCGATTGGAGTCCGAGCCATGCACCCCTTTGGAATCAAGGAAGAAGTCACCGGTTCCCGTGGACTCATAGGTGTCCACCCACTGGTAACGGTCGACATAGTCCTTATGAACCCGGACCCCTGCTGTCAGACTGTTCTCAACCTCACCGACCAAAAAATCATAGGTGCTGGCGAACTGCGCGCCGTAGCTGCGGTAGTCACGGTTGTTCGCCTTGACGTCAATGATGTCGCCCGCTGTCAATCCTTTCAGAGATGTCACCTTCGCAGGATCCAACAACGCAGAGTGAAGGCTGGAACCATTCACCTTGTTCAGCTTATACCAGTTGCGGTTAAAACGGTTATAGTAACCGGCAGCCTCAAGCCTGAAATCAGAGGTGGGCTCAGCGGTGTATTTCAAATAAGTCCGGTGGTGAAAGGTATCAATGTTATCATACTTCGTTGCCGCATAACGATCGTGCGGATTGCGTTTCACATCACGTTCCGACAAGCCAAGGTAGGTTTCGTCCGCATCAAACTCAGTATAACCATACTTGAACTCAAAACGCTGCTTGAGTGCGGTGTCCGGCTCCCAGAAAAGCTTGAGCATCGGTTCGATCCGCTGGAATCCAGTGTCCTGGTTAAGCCCTTGAATGTCACGAAACCCGTCCGTCTGATGGTAGAACATCTCAAGCAGGTAACCAAAGGTTCCATTGTTTTCCGTTTGAATCGTATCTCCAAAGTGAGCGTGACCAAGGAAAGTATTGTCGGAACCATAAGTAAACTTAGCGTAAAAAGCCTGCTCATCAGGAATCGGAGTGGAAAGGTAATTGATAACCCCACCTGTGGTATGTGGCCCATACTTGATCTGACTGGATCCTTTCAAAACCTCAAACGCATTCATGCGGGCTGCATTAGGTGAATAGTAAGCAGCAGGTGCGGAATACGCGGCAGGTGAGCTCAGGATTCCATCCTCCATAATCGTGGTTTTCTCACTGCGTGTTCCCAAGCTACCACGAATAGAAATGTTCGGAAAATTGCCGTAACCGTCCTCTTCACGGATATAAACTCCGGGAACCTTGGCCAGAATACGGTTAATACTCGTGTAGTTCTGCTGTTTGAGATCTTCCTCATCGATATAGACAGCCGAGCCCACCAGATCGAGAACCCGATCCTTGCTGCCGACCACTGTCAACGGCGACAGTTCGCCCTCCTCCTCTGCCGCGCTCAGCGCCGCCATGGCTCCCAGACTCATCACGGAGATGGCCCATACCTTCGTTGTTGTTTGAATTGCTTTGTTCATAAACTTGTAAATTAATCAAATGAGCAGCGCTGAAGCCGCTGACGCGCCCAGAACTATTGCGAATGATTCTCAATAGCAAGTATTAATCTGCATTTCTGTCATACTTTTTCTATATTGGCAAATCAGCCAACGACTGAAACGCTTTACAAAGCTAAGGATATGAAGCAGGTCTTTGTAAGAGTATGGGAGACAGCCAATCACATTCATCATCAGGACGCGGAGGATTATTCCGAAAATTCATCCTCCCCCAAGTGATTGTCATCGGATTGGCGGGAGTTTGCGGCATGTTATGGTCGGGAGTCACCCAGGCGAAAAAAGATCACGAGCATCTGGTTCGGGTTGCCTCATCCAATGCGGAACTGGCACGCAGCCTCAACCTTCCCTACTCAAAACGACTGGCGTCTCACCTCAGCTCGATGACCGGATTTCAAATGGGCTTCGTCACGAGTGAGCATCTCATCATCTCAGCTGAAACCTGGAATGAAGAACAAATCGAGCTTGCTAAACGTGCAGTCGCTAGCAGTGGCGAAGTTGTGCGTGGGAATACGACTCAAGCTGCGGCATCACCAACCGCCCCCGGTGGCCCCCATCTCGTGGCCATGCAAACACGCCCCCCGCTGATCAGTTTCTCAGAAGGCAACAAACGAACGCCTCTCATCGCGGCCATTCTGCTGGCGATCGCCTCGGCCTTCATCACCGCAAGGACCGTGGTCAAACCTCTATCCCAATTGGCTACCAGCCCCGCCCTGAACACCTCGGATGGTGAATGGCAATTCCCGCCGACCCTGACCGATAGACGGGATGAAATTGGACTTCTGGCAAACACGCTCAATAAACAACGATCGGCCTTGATCGAAGAGCAAAAACTCCGGCAGGAATCCGAGAAAATGGCCCTACTCGGAAACATGGCAACCTCTCTGGCGCATGAAATCAAGAACCCGGCAGCAGCCATCATTATGCATGCCAAGGTCCTGGAACAACACAGGCATTCCGAACAAGGGCAATGGATCCGTGAAGAGGGAGAACAAATTGTTTCCCTTGTCAACCAGTGGCTGTATGTCGCCAAACCCCAGCCCCCCAACACATCCAACACAGACCTCGCCGGTATGCTTCGCGACCTGCAGGAAAAAATGCGTGCCCTGCTCGATTTTCATCATTGTTCTCTCAACTTATCCAGCCCGGATTCGCTCATGCTGGTATGTGACCAACAACGCATCGAGCAGGCCTTCCGCAACCTGATCCACAATGCGGTTCAGGCCATGCCTGAAGGTGGTCAGATCCGGATCATCCTGGAATCCAAGCACCCTGACGAGGTCGAATTCACAATCTCCGATGAGGGGCCAGGCTTTACGGACAGTGCTATCGCCAACTTGGGAAAAACGTTTTATTCCGAACGCGAAGGAGGTATGGGTCTCGGGCTGTCCCTGGTTGCCGGCGTCATCCATGCCCACGGAGGCAGCTTCACCGTAAAAAACCAAAGCTCAGGTGGGGCTACCGTCTCGGGCAGGCTGCCATCTCTGCAACCAGAACGATCACCGTCAGCAATATGAACAAGTCCACCATCCTGATTGTCGAAGACAACCGATCTTTAGCCGTAGCCATGGCTGCGGCAGCTGAAAATGCAGGCTTAAAAGCTGAACTTGCCCCCACTCTGGCCAGGGCAAGACAAGCACTGGACAAGTATCGATTCGCAGGCCTCTTACTCGACATCGGGCTTCCTGACGGCCACGGTTTGGAACTCATCAATGATTGGGCATGGGACCACAAACCTGAAATTGCCGTGATTACAGCCCATGGAGAAATTGAAAACGCCATCGCAGCCCGCAAACTGGGAATCGCACATTTTCTCGACAAACCTGTCGATTTTGAATCCTTGGAATCGTTTTTTCAAACACTTGGCTCCAGAACCCCTCCCAATCCCACCGGAAAAACAGAATCACACCCCACGCCATTTGTCGGAGCTTCCCCTGTCATGCGTCCGGTATTTCGCCAAATCTCCCATGCCTGTGCTTCCACCCAGCCGGTTGTGATCACCGGGGCTTCCGGCACGGGGAAATCACACGTCGCCGGTTTAATCGCCCAAAGCGGTCCCACCCCTGCTAAACTAGAAACCATCCATGCTTCATCCCTACT
This genomic stretch from Oceaniferula marina harbors:
- a CDS encoding MotA/TolQ/ExbB proton channel family protein, translating into MNGFKKMGVASLASVFIGGTGFAQDEAGGGKDLVLAQQQVAVIHKDLKDAQTRLASQRAAIAEEKPALAKEFEEVRVRLLEQRRKVRIARMAKDDRQTLIKELEKKQYQLAQDHQFADRQLGDYGLILETFLLPGEEKQYAEALKGLHQSEGNPAQRLEQRLAIVDAGLNRLESLLGGHQLQAEAVAPSGEVKTGTFALAGPAIWFVSDDEQLAGSISREKGNLSPRVTPGERAAIQTLIAGGESTLSVDVTGGKASALASLEADKLDIFRKGGFWIWPILGIALISALSGVVKLIQIVRIRTPQPDWVSRILTALREDQLDEAEATAAKAIHPVGDVVGQCLLYVKAGPDVVEEVLYEQLIGVQNKLQSGLPFIAITAATAPLLGLLGTVAGMIRTFNVITVSGTGDAKPLAGGISEALITTLFGLVVAIPALIIHALLSRRCQGIIQNTEKLGLTLVNGLRGEKFK
- a CDS encoding DUF3450 family protein, which codes for MKYLALITVISLPLFGQDEPKAQDDPAAQLDPAAVRELIHQWVQTEGLISEEKNTWQVERQRMQDLLGLFQKELALLDDEMNQAGKSAELVDASKQQLEKQISEYRAAQRTLDEYLARVLPRTRTLLKRLPEPLKNNLETDIELLESDEALGKPRETLKSILSVFAACGRFNRTITVTEETRVLASGKKMTVDVLYLGLARAFYAAEQGDTAGLGTPGKDGWQWQDQPALADSVRKAFAVYRKDSPPQLVELPIQLSKDSNANNK
- a CDS encoding TonB-dependent receptor family protein → MNKAIQTTTKVWAISVMSLGAMAALSAAEEEGELSPLTVVGSKDRVLDLVGSAVYIDEEDLKQQNYTSINRILAKVPGVYIREEDGYGNFPNISIRGSLGTRSEKTTIMEDGILSSPAAYSAPAAYYSPNAARMNAFEVLKGSSQIKYGPHTTGGVINYLSTPIPDEQAFYAKFTYGSDNTFLGHAHFGDTIQTENNGTFGYLLEMFYHQTDGFRDIQGLNQDTGFQRIEPMLKLFWEPDTALKQRFEFKYGYTEFDADETYLGLSERDVKRNPHDRYAATKYDNIDTFHHRTYLKYTAEPTSDFRLEAAGYYNRFNRNWYKLNKVNGSSLHSALLDPAKVTSLKGLTAGDIIDVKANNRDYRSYGAQFASTYDFLVGEVENSLTAGVRVHKDYVDRYQWVDTYESTGTGDFFLDSKGVHGSDSNRRQETVATSVFIEDEIKSGKLTLRPGVRFEFMQFDYDDYNNGTSRSDDLNTWAGGMGGTYELCETDRIFGGIYRGISTPSPKGYTDPDPAEQTDEETSISYELGWRHQNTDNAVGFELVGFYTDFDNLLAPAAGAGLGDPANGGEAEVYGIEAQITYDPAVASGQAYRVPMYISATWTSATLQENLATDTGNVYTDFRGGDETGNDIPYIPEWKLAAGVGVDFTQWGAFLDATWTSEMYGTGGNYSDQVVSSREGEIDEMFLVDLSAWYQINDNWRLIGGVYNIFDEVGVVSRLPEGPRTNQGRNLYCGFEVQF
- a CDS encoding sensor histidine kinase, which translates into the protein MGDSQSHSSSGRGGLFRKFILPQVIVIGLAGVCGMLWSGVTQAKKDHEHLVRVASSNAELARSLNLPYSKRLASHLSSMTGFQMGFVTSEHLIISAETWNEEQIELAKRAVASSGEVVRGNTTQAAASPTAPGGPHLVAMQTRPPLISFSEGNKRTPLIAAILLAIASAFITARTVVKPLSQLATSPALNTSDGEWQFPPTLTDRRDEIGLLANTLNKQRSALIEEQKLRQESEKMALLGNMATSLAHEIKNPAAAIIMHAKVLEQHRHSEQGQWIREEGEQIVSLVNQWLYVAKPQPPNTSNTDLAGMLRDLQEKMRALLDFHHCSLNLSSPDSLMLVCDQQRIEQAFRNLIHNAVQAMPEGGQIRIILESKHPDEVEFTISDEGPGFTDSAIANLGKTFYSEREGGMGLGLSLVAGVIHAHGGSFTVKNQSSGGATVSGRLPSLQPERSPSAI